A DNA window from Engraulis encrasicolus isolate BLACKSEA-1 chromosome 3, IST_EnEncr_1.0, whole genome shotgun sequence contains the following coding sequences:
- the LOC134445584 gene encoding gamma-glutamyl hydrolase, producing MERFLLPLVVLTLLSGSTARPAAELGAAQTVNERPIIGIITMEVSDDVMRPYGRTYIPSSYVKYVEAAGARAAPIRLNRTQQEYEKIFMQINGLLFIGGAVDLEKSDYAITARIFYKLALEANSRGDYFPVWGTCMGLQILTVLVAGENLLSKTTRENISLPLNLTADASSSRMFQSFPPHLFTALSREPLTGNFHHYGITEEVFRGNSRLNDFFSILSTNVADDGSVFVSTMEGRQSPFYGVQWHPEVSRFQWSSAHNYPHTHHAVQLSTLLADFFINEGRRSAHVFSSPEEEAQSLIYTHTPTYTANFTGYQQVYFF from the exons ATGGAGAGATTTCTGCTGCCTCTGGTTGTCTTGACGCTGCTGAGCGGGTCCACAGCCAGACCTGCGGCCGAACTGGGAGCCGCACAGACGGTCAACGAGCGGCCAATTATCG gcatTATAACTATGGAGGTGTCGGATGACGTCATGCGGCCGTACGGGCGTACTTATATTCCCTCCTCTTACGTCAAGTACGTGGAGGCAGCCGGGGCCAGAGCAGCCCCCATcag GCTGAACCGGACACAGCAGGAATATGAGAAGATCTTCATGCAGATAAACGG tctattGTTCATCGGAGGAGCGGTGGATTTGGAGAAGTCTGATTACGCAATCACCGCCAGGATCTTTTACAAGCTGGCCCtcgag gccaACAGTAGGGGTGATTACTTCCCGGTGTGGGGGACGTGTATGGGTCTCCAGATTTTAACAGTGCTGGTGGCCGGAGAAAATCTACTGAGCAAGACAACCAGGGAGAACATCTCACTACCTCTCAACCTCACAGCAG atGCCTCCTCTAGTCGCATGTTCCAGAgttttcctcctcatctcttcactGCCCTCTCTCGTGAGCCGCTCACCGGGAACTTCCATCACTACGGCATcactgaggag gtctTCAGGGGTAACAGTCGGTTGAATGATTTCTTCTCTATTCTGTCCACTAACGTTGCGGACGACGGATCCGTGTTTGTCTCCACCatggaag gtcgCCAGTCTCCGTTCTATGGAGTCCAGTGGCATCCGGAGGTCAGCCGCTTCCAGTGGAGCTCCGCCCACaactacccccacacacaccacgcagTACAGCTGTCAACACTACTGGCAGACTTCTTCATCAatgaag gtcggAGGAGTGCCCACGTGTTCAGCAGTCCAGAAGAGGAGGCTCAATctctcatctacacacacacccccacttaCACCGCCAACTTCACCGGATACCAACAGGTCTActtcttttaa